The Toxotes jaculatrix isolate fToxJac2 chromosome 14, fToxJac2.pri, whole genome shotgun sequence genome window below encodes:
- the LOC121192741 gene encoding vang-like protein 2 produces the protein MDNESQYSGYSYKSSHSRSSRKHRDRRDRHRSKSRDSSSRGDKSVTIQTPGEPLLDAESTRGDDRDDNWGETTTVVTGTSEHSISNEDLTRLSKDLEESTPLECKRFVGPALGGCLSFFALVTPLAFLILPQVLWRDTLEPCGTPCEGLYVSLAFKLLVLLISSWALFLRPPRATLPRFFVFRCLLMVLVFLFVASYWLFYGVRVLEPRERDYRGIVEYAASLVDALLFIQYLALVLLEVRHLQPAFCLKVVRSTDGASKFYNVGHLSIQRAAVWVLDRYYSDFPVYNPALLNLPKSILSKKMTGFKVYSLDENTTNNSTGQSRAMIAAAARRRDNSHNEYYYEEAEMDRRIRKRKARLVVAVEEAFTHIKRLHEDEVASSPKHPREVMDPREAAQAIFAPMARAMQKYLRTTRQQAFHSMESILTHLQFCITHNMTPKAFLERYLTPGPTMQYQQQNGRGRQWTLVSEEPVTSALRQGLVFSLRRLDFSLVVTVTPLPFMRVGEEFIDPKSHKFVMRLQSETSV, from the exons ATGGACAACGAATCGCAGTACTCTGGCTACTCATACAAGTCCTCCCACTCCCGCAGCTCCCGCAAGCACAG GGATCGGAGGGATCGCCATCGCTCTAAGAGCCGAGACAGCAGCAGTCGTGGGGACAAATCCGTCACCATCCAGACTCCTGGAGAGCCGCTGCTCGATGCAGAGTCCACCCGCGGAGATGACAGG GATGATAACTGGGGAGAGACGACCACGGTCGTCACCGGCACCTCAGAGCACAGCATCTCGAACGAGGACCTGACCCGCCTCTCCAAAGATTTGGAGGAGTCGACTCCACTGGAGTGCAAGCGCTTTGTCGGCCCAGCTCTGGGAGGCTGCCTGAGCTTCTTCGCCCTTGTCACACCTTTAGCCTTCCTCATCCTCCCGCAGGTCCTGTGGCGTGATACCCTGGAGCCCTGCGGCACGCCCTGCGAAGGCCTCTACGTATCCTTGGCTTTCAAGCTCCTGGTCCTGCTCATCTCCTCTTGGGCGTTATTCCTACGCCCTCCACGCGCCACCCTGCCGCGCTTCTTCGTGTTCCGCTGCCTGTTGATGGTGCTGGTGTTCCTGTTTGTGGCGTCGTACTGGTTGTTCTATGGCGTGCGGGTGCTAGAGCCCAGGGAGAGGGATTACAGGGGGATTGTGGAGTACGCTGCCTCGCTGGTGGATGCCCTGCTCTTCATCCAGTATCTGGCACTGGTGCTGCTGGAGGTCCGACACCTGCAGCCGGCCTTCTGCCTGAAGGTGGTTCGGAGCACGGATGGAGCCAGCAAATTCTACAATGTGGGCCACCTCAG TATCCAGCGGGCAGCTGTCTGGGTGTTGGACCGTTACTACAGCGACTTCCCCGTCTACAACCCTGCTCTGCTCAACCTGCCCAAATCCATCCTGTCCAAGAAGATGACCGGCTTCAAGGTTTACTCCCTGGATG AAAACACCACCAATAACTCCACAGGTCAGTCCCGGGCCATGATAGCAGCTGCTGCCAGGAGGAGAGACAACTCCCACAACGAGTACTACTACGAGGAGGCCGAGATGGACCGCCGCATCCGCAAACGCAAGGCCAG GTTGGTCGTGGCGGTGGAGGAGGCCTTCACACACATCAAGCGTCTCCACGAGGACGAGGTCGCCTCGTCCCCCAAACACCCGAGAGAGGTGATGGATCCTCGGGAGGCGGCTCAGGCCATCTTCGCTCCGATGGCCCGAGCCATGCAGAAATACCTGAGAACCACCCGTCAGCAGGCGTTCCACAGCATGGAGAGCATCCTCACGCACCTGCAGTTCTGCATCACACATAACATGACGCCCAAG GCTTTCCTGGAGCGTTACCTCACCCCAGGTCCCACCATGCAGTACCAGCAGCAGAACGGCAGGGGGCGCCAGTGGACTCTGGTGAGCGAGGAGCCGGTGACTTCAGCGCTGCGTCAGGGTCTGGTTTTCTCCCTGCGGCGCCTGGACTTCTCCTTGGTGGTCACGGTCACGCCGCTACCTTTCATGCGGGTCGGGGAGGAGTTCATCGACCCAAAGAGCCACAAGTTCGTCATGAGGCTGCAGTCGGAGACCTCGGTGTGA